Genomic window (Rubeoparvulum massiliense):
TAGTAATGAGAGAAGAGCAACGATATTTAACCAATCACCACTCATTGAATGGCAGCCTTCACTTCTTCACAAAATTGCTCTACAGGCTCAGGTTCACCAACAACAACGAGGGTGTGTCCGGCTTCTACTACAAAATCAGCACCAGGGTTGACGACGGTTTTATTACCAACAATGGCAGCCACCACAGAAATCCGTTTTTGTTTGCGTAGCTGTAATGACCCAATACTTTGATTATGTAGAGGCGAGTGTTCAGGAACTTTGACCCATTCCATACTCATGCCCTTAATTCGTACTTCAGCCTTATGAAGGGGATCTGGTTGATAATAGATGCCTTCTAAGATATTCCCTACTTGTTTCGCCTCTTCATCGGTGAGGGCGATGGAGGAGATTACTTCTTCCTCTTCTTCGTCATAATGGTAGACTTCACGCTTTCCATCATTGTAGACGATAATCACCACATTCTCTCCGTGATCTGTGTTGAGTTGAAACTTTTTACCTAGTCCAGGGAGCTCGGTTTCATGTAATTTACCCATATAATCCTCCTTAACAGGTGATTTTTTCTATGAAAAGTATACCATGAAAATACTGAAATTGTTCAATGAGCTTTAGAAACTACCAGTCTTTACATGGTACCCAGGAAAGCGTATAATGTAACCTGATTTGACTTAATCATAATGATTACGATTTAGGTAGTCAGTCAAGATATACTTAATTTATATAAAGGAGAGAACCTAGGTGGAACATGAACTAATTACACAGCGTGTCATTCATTGCGACCACCTCCATTTTTCTTATGGCTCAACTCCCGTTTTGGAGGATATCAGCTTTGTGCAAAGAGAAGGGGAAATGATCAGCTTAGTTGGACCGAATGGCTCAGGAAAATCTACGTTGATTCGCCTCATTCTCGGTCTTCTAGCGCCGACCAAGGGGACGGTAGAACGATGGCCAGATCGAACGATACGTGAGCGTAAGCAACTGGGGAGAATCGGATATGTATCACAGAAGGCTAATAGCTTCAATAGTGGTTTTCCTGCCACGGTTGAAGAGGTGGTTGCCATGGGCTTAACGGGGGAGAAGGGCTTATTCCATCGCCTTCATAAAGCAGATCGAGAACGAATTGAAGCGGTTTTAGAACAGGTGGGCATGAGTGATTTTCGGAAGCGCCATATCGCTCAATTATCAGGAGGACAGCAGCAGCGTGTCTTTATTGCCAAGGCCTTGGTTCATCAGCCGAAGCTTTTAATCCTCGATGAGCCTACCGTAGGTGTGGACTATGGATCCGTAGAAAAGTTTATCCAGATTGTTTATGACCTCCATCAGAAGGAGGCAAAAACTATTTTAATGGTGACACACGACTTTAGTCTGATCCATGATTGGGTGGATCGGGTGATCACCTTGCAAAAACGGATTATCTTTGATGGTACACCTCGTCAATTTCAACAGGAACAGGAACGGATTCTCGCCAATCTATACGGTGTACAGCCATGTATGCAGTGTACTGAGGATCACATCGAGGGTGAGAGGGTGGGACATCCCAATGCTTGATATGATCTTTCAATATGAATTTATCCGGAACTCTGTCTATGCAGGGATCTTAATCGGTATTATTGGTCCGCTAATGGGTCTCTTTCTTGTGGTACGCCGTCTTTCCTTGATGGCAGATGCCCTCTCCCATGTGACGCTTTCAGGGGTGGCTTTTGGGCTACTGATGCAGCAACGCTGGGGGATGACCAGTATCCCTCCGATTTATGTAGGAATGGGCTTTGCTACATTGGCTTCCTTCTTTGTGGAACGCCTACGTAAGGTGTACCGTCATTATCAGGAGATTGCCATCCCCATCATGCTCTCCACTGGAGTGGCGCTCGGGATCATTCTAATTAGTATCTCCAACGGCTTCAATGTGAATCTACTAGATTATTTATTTGGGAGTATTTCAGCCATCTCAGCTGATGATCTTGTGATGATCAGCGTGTTAGCTCTGATCATCATCGTTGTAACATGGCTCTTTTATAAGGAATTGGTGATCATCTCCTTCGATGAAGAGGATGCTGCAATCACTGGTGTTTCCCAACGCTTAGTCAATTTTATCTTTACCATTCTTGTTGCCTTTACCATTGGGGCATCGATGCAGATCGTGGGAATCCTCTTGGTATCAGCGATGATGACGCTACCTGTTGCTGCTGCACTCCAGTGGCAGCGTAGCTTTCGCCAAACCATTCTGTTAGCTATCATCCATGGCCAAATCTCTGTTTTTCTCGGGATTTATCTCGCCTTTCATTTTGATTGGCCTTCTGGGGGAACCATTGTCTTAGTAGCGGCTTTTCAAGTACTGGTGATATTATTGGTTAAACGGATTCGGATTTGGGTGCTAAGGAGGGCTAGTGTATGACCGTTGATGAAGCGATGAAGCGTTTAAAGGAAGAGGGTTTTAAGGATACGGAGCGTCGGCGTGAGATATTAGCCATCGTCTCTTCTGCACATCGATATATTTCTGCACGGGAGATCTATGAGGTGATGCGGGAGAAGAATCCGGGGATGAGTCTGGATACGGTGTATCGCAATTTAAGTACCTTCGTGGAATTTCATATTCTTGAAGAGACCACATTGGATGATGAGCGGAAGTTTCGTTTCGCCTGTAATCCTAGCTTACATCATCATCACCATTATATCTGTCTCGGCTGTGGAATAACCAAGATCGTGGATGTCTGTCCCATGGAGAATGCATTGATCAATGAGGTGGAGGACTTCCAGATTACCAGTCATAAATTTGAAATTTATGGCTATTGCAAGGCTTGTCAGGAGAAGGGCAATCAGCAGGAGAAGTGTAATCAATCGGATAAATAGTACGTTGTTAAAGTAGGATGAAACTTGGCTTGGCTCACAAGCCAAGTTTTTGTGACTTTATTATTGAATAAGCTTACATAGATACACTGGTTTGCAGGTTGCTGGTAATGTTAACTAAATTAACAATATGTGTTTGACATTAAGCGTGGATGGAGGATAACAAATGGATATTTCCTTTAAAACCAAAGAGGGTCGCTTCAATTATCGTGTAGCGGGAATCATTATTCATGATCATCAATTATTGATGATGCAGACAGAAAATACTCCTTATTATTTTCTTCCAGGTGGCAGGGTGGAAATGAACGAAATGAGCGAAGCAGCCATGGTAAGGGAAGTGAAAGAGGAGTTAGGAATTGATGTGGAAATCAATCGCTTGCTTTGGATTGTTGAAAATTTCTTTACTGAGGAATTAAATGGTGAGAGATTTCATGAAGTGGGCTTTTACTATTTACTCAATTTAAAGGACGAGAAGTTGCTCGAGAATGGATGCCAGTTTACACGAGAAGAAGGGGAAAAACACAAGTTGATGTTTCGATGGACATCACTTGAAGAGGTGCAAAAACTGAAACTTTATCCGTTGTTTTTAAAAGAAAAAATCTTGAATATACCACAGGCTCCAGAGCATATCATTGAGATCAAAAATGACTTGCTGTAAGTAAGGCGCAATCAATTTTGCTTCAAAAGTTGAATATCTGCTTCATGCTCCAATGAGCGTAAGCTGAGGATTCCAAGAATCCGTTCTTGGCATTCTTGACTTGATTTGAAGGAAGTAAGCTCACCTTGTGTCCGATGGATCTCCATACTGATGGCATCAAGCTTGGCATCTGCTTCTTCTTGTCGATCTAGGAGAGCAATCATCATTTGATTGAGCTCTTTTTGACTTGATTCCACTGTACCTAATCGTGAATCAATGGTATCTACTTTCGATTCAAGCGTACCTAATCGTGAATCAATGGTATCTACTTTCGATTCAAGCGTATCCAATCGTGAATCGATGGCATCTACTTTCGATTCAAGCGTACCCAATCGTGAATCAATGGCATCTACTTTCGTTTCAAGCGTATCCAATCGTGAATCGATGGCATCTACTTTCGATTCAAGCGTACCCAATCGTGAATCAATGGCATCTACTTTCGATTCAAGCGTACCTAATCGTGAATCGATGGTATCTACTTTCGTTTCAAGCGTATCCAATCGTGAATCGATGGCATCTACTTTCGTTTCAAGTGTTCCTAATCGATGGTCCATCACATCTATCTTCAATTCAACTGCACCTAATCTTGTGTCAATACCACTTGTTGTTCTCTTAATCTCAACCAACTCTTTAAGAATGAGCTCCAGCTTATCTTCCATAAACACCATCCTTTCTTAGAATCTATAGGAAAACATCTAGCCATTTTGCTCAACAGGGATCATCACAGGGAAGCCATTGATGAATGGGGGATGTTTTTCTATTGAAAATATCATATCTTAGCATGGGCATCCAATACAACCTCCATATGGAGGAAATTATAAGATAATAGTGAAAAATAAGAATATTGCCGTTTTCCAAACGAGAAAGCCCATGCAGGGCGTAGCCCGTCTTTAGACATGGGATGAAAGCGAGGTCAGACACGGGGTAGCTTATGGCTACCATAATTGTTTGAATTGTGCTACAATTCGCTTATAGACAAGTACAAGTCTCTAACACAACCTCGTTCTTTGAAAATTGGATATCGTATAAGGTTCGATCGCCTAATACATGCGATCGGTAAAACGATATGTGTCGTCAAGAACAAGACGCTAAAACACCACGAACGAAAAAACTGTACGCGATGGTCATAGTAGCGTAGCCATATCTGCTATATGCACTGGATATGGAGGGGTGATGAGACACCCTCATCTTGCAGGCTGTTCAAAACAGAAATGGACTGAGAACGCAAAGCCATGCAGGAATCCCACCCGGCAGGGCTTGCGACTTTAGTCGTGGGAGTCTCAAGAATGGTTCAGTGCGCTTAGTTAGTCGTTATCTTCCAGATCCCTATCTATTTGCTGTGGGTCTTACCCTCATTGTTTTTCTCTGGGGAATGGCCATCGGCAATACACCGCTTCAAATGGTGGAACATTGGGGAAAGGGATTTTGGGAGCTATTAGCTTTTTCCATGCAGATGGTGATGATTCTTGTAACCGGGCATACCTTGGCCAATACGCTGATCTTTAAACGAAGTCTTAAATCCCTTGCTGCCATAGCTAAAGGCCCAGCATCTGCCATTATCCTTACCACCTTTGTTTCCGCCATTGCAGCGTGGGTGAACTGGGGGTTTGGTCTCGTCATTGGGGCATTGTTGGTAAAGGAAGTGGCGAAGCAGGTAGAGCGGGTAGATTATCGGTTACCCATCGTTAGTGCTTATT
Coding sequences:
- a CDS encoding cation:proton antiporter regulatory subunit, whose product is MGKLHETELPGLGKKFQLNTDHGENVVIIVYNDGKREVYHYDEEEEEVISSIALTDEEAKQVGNILEGIYYQPDPLHKAEVRIKGMSMEWVKVPEHSPLHNQSIGSLQLRKQKRISVVAAIVGNKTVVNPGADFVVEAGHTLVVVGEPEPVEQFCEEVKAAIQ
- a CDS encoding metal ABC transporter ATP-binding protein, which encodes MEHELITQRVIHCDHLHFSYGSTPVLEDISFVQREGEMISLVGPNGSGKSTLIRLILGLLAPTKGTVERWPDRTIRERKQLGRIGYVSQKANSFNSGFPATVEEVVAMGLTGEKGLFHRLHKADRERIEAVLEQVGMSDFRKRHIAQLSGGQQQRVFIAKALVHQPKLLILDEPTVGVDYGSVEKFIQIVYDLHQKEAKTILMVTHDFSLIHDWVDRVITLQKRIIFDGTPRQFQQEQERILANLYGVQPCMQCTEDHIEGERVGHPNA
- a CDS encoding metal ABC transporter permease, translated to MLDMIFQYEFIRNSVYAGILIGIIGPLMGLFLVVRRLSLMADALSHVTLSGVAFGLLMQQRWGMTSIPPIYVGMGFATLASFFVERLRKVYRHYQEIAIPIMLSTGVALGIILISISNGFNVNLLDYLFGSISAISADDLVMISVLALIIIVVTWLFYKELVIISFDEEDAAITGVSQRLVNFIFTILVAFTIGASMQIVGILLVSAMMTLPVAAALQWQRSFRQTILLAIIHGQISVFLGIYLAFHFDWPSGGTIVLVAAFQVLVILLVKRIRIWVLRRASV
- a CDS encoding Fur family transcriptional regulator, yielding MTVDEAMKRLKEEGFKDTERRREILAIVSSAHRYISAREIYEVMREKNPGMSLDTVYRNLSTFVEFHILEETTLDDERKFRFACNPSLHHHHHYICLGCGITKIVDVCPMENALINEVEDFQITSHKFEIYGYCKACQEKGNQQEKCNQSDK
- a CDS encoding NUDIX hydrolase, producing MDISFKTKEGRFNYRVAGIIIHDHQLLMMQTENTPYYFLPGGRVEMNEMSEAAMVREVKEELGIDVEINRLLWIVENFFTEELNGERFHEVGFYYLLNLKDEKLLENGCQFTREEGEKHKLMFRWTSLEEVQKLKLYPLFLKEKILNIPQAPEHIIEIKNDLL
- a CDS encoding coiled-coil domain-containing protein; this translates as MEDKLELILKELVEIKRTTSGIDTRLGAVELKIDVMDHRLGTLETKVDAIDSRLDTLETKVDTIDSRLGTLESKVDAIDSRLGTLESKVDAIDSRLDTLETKVDAIDSRLGTLESKVDAIDSRLDTLESKVDTIDSRLGTLESKVDTIDSRLGTVESSQKELNQMMIALLDRQEEADAKLDAISMEIHRTQGELTSFKSSQECQERILGILSLRSLEHEADIQLLKQN